The following coding sequences lie in one Flavobacterium sediminis genomic window:
- a CDS encoding OsmC family peroxiredoxin — MKAKITAKWQGNFKNGNGNFDASHSTIGRSVFKHNKAEGETTATNPEELMAAAHAACYTMTLNYILTSNGIEAEKIETSCTITATSFDITNSDLVLDAEIPGLTNEDFLKYAEQSKAMCPVGKAYNLEISLTATLN, encoded by the coding sequence ATGAAAGCAAAAATCACAGCTAAATGGCAAGGTAATTTTAAAAACGGAAATGGAAATTTTGATGCATCGCATTCTACTATTGGTAGAAGTGTTTTTAAACACAATAAAGCAGAAGGAGAAACTACTGCTACTAATCCGGAAGAATTAATGGCGGCAGCGCACGCAGCTTGTTACACAATGACATTAAATTATATCCTCACGAGCAACGGTATAGAGGCAGAGAAAATTGAAACATCCTGTACTATAACCGCAACAAGCTTCGATATTACTAATTCCGATTTGGTACTGGATGCAGAAATACCTGGTTTAACCAATGAAGATTTTTTAAAATACGCTGAACAGTCAAAAGCAATGTGTCCTGTAGGAAAAGCATATAATTTAGAAATTTCATTAACTGCCACCTTAAATTAA
- a CDS encoding helix-turn-helix domain-containing protein: MDIATENNQDKMIGYFDFFGMPDGIVSNTVWFDENYKIVFLKEGRVNVDFVDYDFEESTLLFFSIGQQFKISKNSEGSIVYFNPNFYCIAFHDKELACDGLLFDNVFELPFIALTAHQRDIFQKILISIKEEIAVKDFWAEEMIKTYIKQVVIFATRTLAKKDYDIYHPVSFDKELARKFSQLVEQNYRTIHSVADYASMLNLTPKNLNRKIVTEKQIAPNTIIKNRIILQAKRLLVNTTLSIKEIAVYLGYEDYSYFLRFFKSQTGSSPLTFRNSM; the protein is encoded by the coding sequence ATGGATATAGCGACCGAGAACAATCAGGATAAAATGATAGGTTATTTCGATTTTTTTGGAATGCCAGATGGGATTGTAAGCAACACAGTTTGGTTTGACGAGAATTATAAAATTGTTTTCTTAAAAGAAGGACGTGTTAATGTTGATTTTGTTGACTATGATTTTGAAGAAAGTACATTGCTTTTCTTTAGTATAGGGCAACAATTCAAAATATCTAAAAATTCGGAAGGAAGCATTGTTTATTTTAACCCGAATTTCTATTGTATCGCTTTTCACGATAAAGAGCTTGCTTGTGACGGACTTCTTTTCGACAACGTTTTTGAACTTCCTTTTATAGCGCTCACCGCACATCAAAGAGACATTTTTCAAAAAATACTTATTTCTATTAAAGAGGAAATTGCGGTAAAAGATTTTTGGGCGGAAGAAATGATTAAGACCTATATCAAGCAGGTTGTTATTTTTGCTACCCGAACTCTTGCAAAAAAGGACTACGATATTTATCACCCCGTATCATTCGATAAAGAGCTGGCGAGAAAATTTAGCCAATTGGTAGAGCAAAATTATCGAACTATCCACTCCGTAGCAGATTATGCATCTATGCTCAATCTTACACCTAAAAACCTCAACCGAAAAATAGTAACAGAAAAACAGATTGCTCCAAATACAATTATCAAAAATCGAATTATCCTTCAGGCAAAAAGATTACTTGTCAATACAACGTTAAGCATTAAAGAAATCGCTGTTTATCTCGGGTACGAAGACTATTCTTATTTTCTTCGCTTTTTCAAATCACAAACGGGCTCTTCACCTCTTACATTCCGAAATTCAATGTAA
- the hppD gene encoding 4-hydroxyphenylpyruvate dioxygenase gives MTNDLKNVEYGLDKIFEGAQDFLPILGTDYVEFYVGNAKQAAHYYKSAFGFQSLAYAGLETGLQDRASYVVKQDKVRLVLTTGMRSNSEINGHVKKHGDGIKVVGLWVEDARKAFEETTKRGAKAYMEPTVTTDENGEVVQSGIYAYGETIFMFTERKNYNGIFMPGYEQWETEYNPAPAGLKYIDHMVGNVDWNQMDTWVKWFEDVMGFENFLSFDDKQVSTEYSALMSKVMANGNGRIKFPINEPAEGKKKSQIEEYLEFYEGEGVQHIAVTTDDIVKTVNDLKSRGVEFLSRPPQAYYDAIPERLKAHMHRFKEDIKELQELGILIDADEEGYLLQIFTKPVEDRPTFFFEVIQRMGARGFGAGNFKALFQSIEREQERRGTL, from the coding sequence ATGACAAACGATTTAAAGAACGTCGAATATGGCTTGGATAAGATATTCGAGGGCGCACAAGATTTTTTACCGATTTTAGGAACAGACTACGTGGAATTTTATGTAGGCAATGCGAAACAGGCTGCTCACTATTACAAATCAGCTTTCGGGTTTCAGTCGTTGGCGTATGCCGGACTGGAAACAGGCTTACAGGACAGGGCTTCTTACGTGGTAAAGCAGGACAAAGTGAGACTGGTATTAACGACCGGGATGCGCTCTAATTCCGAAATTAACGGACACGTAAAGAAGCACGGCGACGGCATCAAAGTAGTGGGTCTTTGGGTAGAAGATGCCCGCAAAGCCTTTGAAGAAACCACGAAAAGAGGTGCTAAAGCCTATATGGAACCAACTGTAACTACCGATGAAAACGGCGAAGTGGTACAATCGGGCATTTATGCGTATGGCGAAACGATTTTTATGTTTACCGAACGCAAAAACTACAACGGTATATTTATGCCGGGCTATGAGCAATGGGAAACCGAATATAACCCTGCGCCTGCGGGACTAAAATATATTGACCATATGGTGGGCAATGTGGACTGGAACCAAATGGACACCTGGGTAAAATGGTTTGAGGATGTAATGGGATTTGAGAACTTCCTGTCATTCGATGATAAGCAGGTTTCTACCGAATATTCTGCCCTGATGTCTAAAGTAATGGCAAACGGTAACGGCAGAATTAAATTCCCGATAAACGAACCCGCAGAGGGCAAAAAGAAATCACAGATTGAAGAGTACCTTGAATTTTACGAGGGCGAGGGCGTTCAGCATATTGCCGTAACTACGGATGATATTGTAAAGACCGTAAACGACCTGAAATCAAGAGGGGTTGAATTTCTGTCAAGACCGCCACAAGCGTATTATGATGCCATTCCTGAACGCTTAAAAGCGCATATGCACCGCTTTAAAGAAGATATCAAGGAATTGCAGGAGTTGGGTATTCTGATTGATGCGGACGAAGAGGGCTATTTGTTACAAATCTTTACCAAACCAGTTGAAGACCGTCCTACATTTTTCTTTGAGGTTATTCAAAGAATGGGTGCAAGAGGTTTCGGCGCAGGAAACTTTAAGGCATTGTTCCAATCTATCGAAAGAGAGCAAGAACGCAGAGGAACATTATAA